In the Pectinatus sottacetonis genome, TTGACAGGATAAAGGAACGAATGCTTTTCATGGAAAAAGAACTGGATGAGATGCTTAATTCTTTCTTAGAAAAACTGCCACTCTTATGGCACAACTGTTTGAAACACCGTGCATGATGTTGGCATTTAAGGAGTCACATTCCCTTGCTGTGCATTATTGCAGGCTTGTTTGGGATGTGCGAAGTTTGAGTATGTAATCTTGTAAGCACCGAGTCTTTTCTTGTAGTCAGCGTAGATGTGGAGTATGTAGGATTTAATGATCTGGTTTTCCAGACTTCGGGGTGCCGGAGCAGAATGGAAGTGCTTGTAGTATGTACTGCGGTTTACACGCAGGACTTTGCACAGGATTTTGATGTTGTGTTGGAATCTGAGCTTATGAACGGCGACTAGTCGTTCTTTGAGTGTGGCGTGAAGATGGCAATCGCTTTTTTTAGTATGACATTTTCTTCTTCAAGCTGGGCGTTGCGTTTCTGCAGGTCTTTAATCTGTCTGGCGGAGAGAATTTCGCCATCTTCAGTCTTAACCGTGGAATACTGTTTAATCCATTTGGCCAAGGCCGATTGGGAAATACCGTATTCCTTGCACAGGGACGTCTGAGTTTTACCATTGTTAAACAGGGACACAACAGACTTTTTGAATTCTTCGTCATAACGTGTTGATTTGTCAGCCATAATATTACCTCCGTTTGGGTGTGTAATTTATTGTAACAAGTAACATGTATTTGTGTCTACTTTATTAATATAGATCCAAGAGCGAGCTGACTGTATTGAAGAAAACCTCACAGATGCAGACGGACTTATTGCAGGGTGCCAACGCATCCTTGAAAACGTACGCGTCCGAGGAGAAGAAAAAAATGCAGGCAATTAAGAATCAGAGGAATGTAGCCTACGGAGTTGGAGCGGTTTTACTATATGCTTTAGTTAGGAAATAGAATAGATAATTTGATGCCCACTGAGGATGAATTTTCTTGGTGGGTTTATTTTTTTTATTTATATTTTTTCAAAACCGTCAGATTTACTTCTTTTTCAAGGCTATTAGGTAGAGGGTCAAAAAACACTCTCGGAAAGAGGGGATAAAGATGGAACACAATTTGAGAATCAGTGTATCCAAGAAACAAAAATCAGATGGTATTCTTTCTTGCCGCAGTATTAGTGTACGAGAACGTATTCTATGCTTCTTCCTCGGAAGAAAACAGAAACTCACAATTCTTGTACCCGGTGACAACGTGGAAGAAGTTTCCATTTGTACGGTTAAGGAAGGAGGTGCGACATCGTGAGTAAAGTAAGCGAATTATCCATGCTCGTGGATGAACTCAAAAAGTGCGGCGAAACCTTGGTACGTATTTCCGAAGAACTGGCTGATTTGTTCAGCAGTGGAAAGGACGCAATGCAGCCTGTAAAAAAGACTGCTGTTAAGAAGAAAACCAACGAGGAGCCAAAAGCTGAAGCGCCGGAAGAAAAAGCACTCACGTTGGAAGATGTCAGAGCCGTGTGTGCGGATAAATCCCGCAAAGGCTATACGGCAGAAGTCAAAGCAATCCTTACAAAGCATGGTGCAGAAAAGCTGTCCGGGATAAATCCAGCAGAATATAAGGCACTGCTTGCTGAAGTGGAGGTACTTGGGAATGCCCAATAAACAGAAGGTGAATTGTACTGTAGGTGCAAGAGAGACCGGTCTGGACCACGCAGTCTTATCAGCATCCTCCAGTCACAGGTGGCTGGAGTGTCCGCCATCGGCATTGCAGTGTGCTAAGGTCGGTGACACCACAAGCGAGTTTGCAATGCAGGGCACCGATGCCCACAGCCTTTGCGAACACAAACTGAAAACAGCACTGGGGCAGAAATCGAAAGATCCAACAGAAAACCTTACTTTCTTCGATGAAGAAATGGCGGACTGCTCGGATATGTATGCCCAGTATGTGATGGAGCAGCTTGCTGTGGCAAAAGAAAAATGCAAAGACCCTATTGTTCTAATTGAACAGCATCTTGATTTTTCCAAATGGGTGCCGCAGGGCTTCGGCACCGGGGACTGCGTGATTGTTGCAGATGAAACGCTGACCGTCATTGATTTTAAATACGGTGTCGGCATTCTGGTAGAAGCAGAAAAGAATCCGCAGATGATGTGCTACGCACTGGGAGCCTTACAACTGTTTGACGGTATCTATGATATTGATTCGGTGACCATGACTATCTTCCAGCCAAGGCGGGATAGTGTCAGCACATACACCATTTCCAAAGAAGAACTTCTGAAATGGGCGGATGAAGTGCTGAGTCCAACAGCACAGCTGGCGGCAATAGGCGAGGGCGAATACAAAGCCGGAAACCACTGTCAGTTCTGCAAAGTAAAAGCCACCTGCCGTAAGAGAGCCGAATACAACCTTGAACTTGCACGTTACGATTTTGAGATGCCTTCCACCCTTGAAGATGATGAGATAGAGGCCATTCTTTCAAAAGTTGATGCACTGGTATCTTGGGCAGGCGATATCAAGGAATACGCATTGCAGCAGGCAGTCAGCGGCAAGGAGTGGAATGACTGGAAGATTGTCGAAGGACGCTCCAACAGGAAATATGTTAATGAAACCGCTGTGGTAGATACGGTTAAGGGTGCCGGTTATGACCCATACGAATACAAGGTTCTGGGTGTTACGGCAATGACCAAACTGCTCGGCAAGACAAGATTTGAAGAACTGCTCTCCGGTTTTATCGAAAAACCGCAGGGCAAGCCAACCTTAGTACCTATGTCGGACAAGCGTCCAGCAATGAATACAGCAGCAAACGATTTTAAGGAGGACAAATAATATGTCAAAGAATTATACCAACCCTACCAAGGTAATCACAGGAGTAAAAACACGCTGGTCTTATGCAAATGTGTGGGATGCAAAATCCATCAACGGCGGCACACCTAAGTTCAGCGTGAGCCTTATCATTCCAAAGGACGATACTGCAACGGTCAACAAAATCAAGGCAGCCATCCAGTCTGCTTACGAGGAAGGCCAGTCCAAGCTGAAGGGCAATGGCAAGACAGTGCCTGCACTTTCTGTACTTAAGACTCCGCTTCGTGACGGTGATCTGGAAAGGCCCGATGATGAAGCCTACGCGAACAGCTACTTCATCAATGCCAACAGTGCATCTGCACCTGGTATCGTGGATGCAGACCGTCAGCCTATCATCGACCGCAGCGAGGTATACAGCGGTGTGTATGGCCGTGCATCCATCAATTTCTATGCCTTCAATTCCAACGGAAATAAGGGTATCGCCTGTGGCCTTAATAATCTGCAGAAAATCAAGGATGGTGAGCCGCTTGGTGGCAAGAGCCGTGCCGAGGACGATTTTGCCACTGAAGACGATGAAGATTTTCTCTCTTAAGAAAATGCAGTGACAATCAATGCAGGCGGTGGGAAACTGCTGTCTGCAGATATTATGAAAATGTGAGGTAAACAGATGGATTTATATGAATTTGCAAAGCAGTTTGATGTGATTGTGATTTTTGTGGTGCTGTACGGCTTTGGTATCGGCAGCTTGGTATATTGGATTATGGATTTCCTGCACTGGTGCTTTAAGAAATGGAAACTGCACAGGGAAAAGAAAAAGGCAGCAGTCAAAGCAGAACAGAATAATCAGTAAACAGCGGGCGGTGGAGGTGTATTCTTCGCCGCCTTGCTTATCGTAAGGACGGTGACAACATATGACAGATGAAATATGGAAAGATATCCCCGGTTACGAAGGGAAATATCAGGCAAGCAATATGGGGAGAATCAAAAGTTTAGCCCGTATTGTTACGAGTAAAAACCAGTATGGTGATTTTGAATGGCGTACCAAGGAAACTATATTATCGCCTGGAAAAAGAGACTCCTATGGTCATTTGTCGGTGGTGCTTCATGACCATCACAGAAAATCATATGGCATCCATCAGTTGGTAATGCTCGCCTTTTGTGGTGAACCGCCTATGGGTATGGAAGTATGCCATAACAATTGCAACGGCTCAGATAATCACCTTGAAAACCTAAGATACGATACCCGCACTGAAAATATGATAGACGCATATAAAAACGGCAAGGGCAAGAGTGTGCTTTCCTTGGATGATATTGACGCCATCCGATTTGGTCTTGCCTGCGGAATAAGCTTCCGTGAACTGGGTCAAATGTATGGGGTGTGCCACCAAACTATAAGCAAAATAAAAAGAAGGGAGCATTATTCGTGGATGAAATAAAAATTTTAAGCATCGATATTGAAACACGCAGCAACATCGATTTGGCGAAGTGCGGCGTGTATAAATACTGTGACACAGATAGATTTGATATTTTGCTGTTTGCATACTCCGTTAATTATGGTGCGGTAAAGGTTATCGATCTGGCAAATGGAGAAAAGATTCCACAGGATATTTTGAATGCACTTGAGGATGAAACTGTCATAAAAACCGCGTATAACAGTCAGTTTGAGAGAATCTGTCTCTCTCGATACACCGGATATCCTATTGGAGAGTACTTATCTCCAAATTCATGGAATTGCACGATGGTTTGGGCATCCACGCTGGGCTTGCCTAAATCACTCGCGGGTGTAGGATCTGTACTGGGCCTTGAAAAACAAAAAATGACCGAAGGAAAGGATCTTATCAAGTTTTTTTGTGTGCCAAACAAATCTGGTGAATTTAATGATCCTGTAGACCACCTTGAAAAATGGTCAGCTTTCAAGAACTATAATAAGCGTGATGTTGAGGTTGAACTGCAAATACAGCAACGACTAATCCGTTATCCTGTCCCGGAATTCCTATGGGGAGAGTTCTATCGAAGTGAGGAAATAAATGATAGAGGAATTCTTATAGATCGCACGCTGGTAAAAAATGCTTTAACAATGGCTGAGAAGTCAAACGCAGAGCTTATCGACAAGTTGAAGGAATTAACCGGACTTGAAAACCCAAACAGTGTACCGCAGATTAAAGGTTGGTTGTCTCAACAGGGACTTACTATGGATTCGCTCGGCAAAAAAGAAGTTGCCAAAGCTGTTAAAAGCACAGAGGGAACGCTCAAAGAAGTGCTTGCCTTAAGGCAGAAAAGTTCCAAATCATCTGTAAAAAAGTATGTGGCGATGGAGAATTGTATGTGCTCAGATGACCGTGCCAGAGGAATGTTTGGCTTTTATTCTGCAAACCGAACTGGACGCTGGTCTGGGAAATATATACAGCTGCAAAATCTCCCTCAGAACCATATGCCGGATTTAGAACAGGCGCGAGGTCTGGTGGAGTCCGGCAATTATGATGCGATAGAGCTTCTATATGATGATATCCCGGATACCCTGTCACAGCTTATCCGCACAGCCTTTGTGCCAAGAGCTGGGATGAAGTTTGTGGTGGCGGACTTTTCTGCCATCGAAGCAAGGGTGCTTTCCTATCTTGCCAAGGAAAGCTGGCGAACAGCTGTCTTTGCAGATAACGGGGACATCTATTGTGCATCAGCATCCGCTATGTTTGGTGTTCCTGTGGAAAAGCACGGTGTTAATGGATATCTCCGTCAAAAGGGTAAAATCGCTGAATTGGCTCTCGGCTACGGCGGTTCTGTCGGTGCTCTAAAAGCGATGGGTGCTTTGGATATGGGACTTGAGGAAGAAGAACTTCAGCCACTTGTGGATTCATGGAGAGCCGCCAACCCAAACATTGTGCGTTTTTGGTGGGATGTTGACCGCTGTGTAAAGAATACGGTCAAAAACAGAGTGACCACGGAAACACATGGCATTCGCTTTTTCTACCAGAGCGGAATGCTGTTCATTCAGCTGCCAAGCGGCAGATGGCTTTCCTATGTGAAACCACGTATGGGAGAGAACCGTTTCGGCGGTGAGGCTGTGACCTATGAAGGTGTGGGTGGTACAAAGAAATGGGAACGCATCGAAAGCTATGGACCCAAGTTTGTGGAAAATATCGTGCAGGCAATCAGCAGGGATATTTTGGCTCATTCCATGCGAACGCTGTCGCACTTTTTTGTTTGCGGTCATGTTCATGATGAACTGATTATCGAGTGCAGCATGGGAGTTTCCCTTTATGCTGTGTGTGAACAAATGGGCAGGACTCCGCATTGGATTTCCGGGCTTCTTCTCCGTGCGGATGGATACGAATGCAGCTTCTATAAAAAAGATTAGGAAACCGTCAGATTGCACCTCCTGCCAAGGCTATAAGGTAGGAGGTGCTTTTCTAATGAATGATGAGAATAAAACAGTAACGAAAATTACAGAGCCGGACAGTTTACCTGTCCTTATGAAATCACGCATGACGGAGGAACAGCTGTGCGGTGATTATAAATATTGTATGGCACAGAAAATGACAAAAGCATTGCTTGATAAGGACCTGATTTCTGTGGATGAATTCAACAAAATCAGCGAAAGAAACCGCCAAGCTTTCTCTCCATATTTAGCTGAAATTATGCCATAAAAGACTTGATATATATCGATTAGTACGGGAATATGTCCATACCGAAAGCGAGGTGAGTTGATGAAAAGGATAACAAAAATTGAAGAAAATAATGCCTTATCGGTTAAGACGAAAACCCGTGTTGCTGCCTATTGCAGAGTGTCCACGGCAAGCGATGAACAGCTTATCAGCCTTGATACGCAGAAAGCACATTATGAGGATTATATCAAATCCAATAGCGAGTGGGAGTACGCAGGGGTATTTTTTGATGAAGGTATTACTGGCACCAAAAAGGAGTGTCGTGACGGTCTGAATTCCCTGATTGATTCCTGCGAAAAAGGTCTTGTGGACTTGGTCATTACAAAGTCCATCAGCCGATTCAGCAGAAATACAACAGACTGTTTGGAACTGGTAAGAAAGCTGATGGCGCTAAATGTGACCGTGATTTTCGAGAAAGAAAATATTAACACGGATACGATGGAAAGTGAATTGATGCTTTCCATATTAAGCAGTCTTGCGGAAAGCGAGTCGGTGTCCATTTCTGAAAACAATAAATGGTCAATACAAAAACGCTTTCAGAATGGCACCTACATTATTTCCTATCCGCCTTATGGTTATGAAAATGCCGGCGGAGAAATGATTGTTGTGCCGGAGCAGGCAGAGGTTGTCAAAAAGATATTTGAAGATACGCTTGCCGGGAAAAGTACCCATGCCGTTGCAAAGGAACTGAATGACAGCGGTGTGAGAAGCAAGAAAGGCGGAAAATGGACTCCCGGAGCAATCAATGCGATTATTCGCAATGAGAAGTTTACGGGAGATGTTATTTTTCAAAAGACCTACACCGACAGTCAGTTTAGCCGCCACACCAATGATGGCGAGTTAAATAAATATCTGTGTGAAAATCATCATGAGCCGATTGTAAGCCACGAAATTTTTGAAAAGGCAAATGAGGTCCTGAATCAGCGTGGCAAGGAAAAAGGCAATGGAGAGCGAACCGAACGCTATCAGAATCGTTATGGCTTCTCAGGCAGAATCAAGTGCGGAGAGTGCGGCGGAGTCTTTAAAAGAAGAATCCACTATAAGCCCAGCGGAAGTTACATTGCTTGGTGCTGCACCCATCATATCGAGGACAGGAACTCCTGTTCCATGAAGTACATTACGGATGATGGCATAAAGACGGCGTTCCTTACTATGATGAATAAACTGATATTTGCCCATCAGATGATATTAAAGCCACTGCTTCACAGCCTGCAGGGATTTGATGATAAGGATAGGCTTCTACAGATACAGGAATATGAAACTAAACTGGAAAAGAATATGGAGAAAAGGCAGGTGCTGACGAGCCTTATGGCAGGCGGACTATTAGAGCCAGCACTTTTTAGCAAGGAAAACAATGCTTTGATTTTGGAAGAAAAGCATTTGCAGGAAGAAAAGAAACAAATGATAAATTCCGTCAGCGGTGACAGGACAAAGATTGAAGCCTTGGAGACACTTATAAAATTTGCATCCGGCAGTGAGATGCTGACGGAATATTCGGATGAGATATTCCTTTCCTATGTAGAAGGGATTATCGTGCTTTCAAGAGAAAAAATCGTCTTTGAACTGAAGTGTGGACTGAAATTAAAGGAAAGGTTGGTGGGATAATGGCACATATACCCTACGGATACAAAATTGTGAATGGAAAAGCAGAAGTCGATGAAAAACAGGCGGAAGCAGTCAGAAAGCTGTTTGACGGCTACATTGCAGGACTTGGATTAAAGCCTGCGGCGGAGAATGCAGGCTTTGAGATTTATCATGGCAGTGCAGGCAGAATGCTGCGAAACACGCATTACCTTGGAGATGAATATTATCCTGCCGTCATCGACAGAGAGCGTTTTGACAAGGCAGAAGAAATTAGAATGTCGAGGGCATCCTCTTTGGGCAGGGTCAGAGAACTGCAGGATGCACCAAAACCAATGGCAGATACAATGTTTACCATGCCGTTTGTTGAGAGAAAATTTGCAGATCCATTTGAACAGGCAGAATATGCCTACAGCTTAATTGAAAGTGAGGTGGCGATAGTTGAATAAGAGTATCACAGTTATCCCGGCACGAAGACGTGTGGGAAACACAGTAAATAAAGAAGTAAAGCCGAAGCTCAGAGTCGCAGCGTACTGCCGTGTCAGTACCGACAGCGATGAGCAGGCTACCAGTTATGATACACAGGTGGAACATTACTCTAATTTTATACAGAAAAATGAGGAATGGGAATTTGCCGGAATATTCGCAGATGATGGTATCTCAGGCACCAATACCAAAAAGCGTGAGGAGTTTAACCGCATGATTTCCGAGTGTATGGAAGGCCATATTGATATGATTATTACCAAGTCCATCAGCCGATTTGCCCGTAATACCTTGGACTGCCTTCGCTACATAAGACAGCTGAAGGAAAAGAACATCCCCGTGTTTTTTGAAAAGGAAAACATCAATACAATGGATTCCAAGGGCGAGGTTCTGCTGACCATCATGGCCAGCCTTGCACAGCAGGAATCGGAATCCTTAAGCAAAAATGTAAAGATGGGGATGCAGTTTCGATTTCAGAAGGGAGAGGTGCAGGTCAACCATAATCGCTTTATGGGATATACAAAAGACGAAGATGGACACCTCATCATTGAGCCTGCCGAGGCAGAAATCGTCAAACGAATCTACCGAGAATACCTGCAGGGTGCAAGCCTAAAGCAAATCGGAGACGGCTTGATGGAGGATGGTATTTTAACGGGTGCCAGAAAACCAAAGTGGCGTCCTGAATCAGTGAAGAAAATACTTCGAAATGAAAAGTACATTGGTGATGCCCTTTTGCAAAAGACTTATACCGTGGATGTACTAACAAAAAAGCGAGTGAAAAATAACGGCATCGTTCCGCAGTATTATGTAGAAAACAGTCATGAACCGATTATCCCCCGCGACCTTTATATGCAGGTGCAAGAAGAAATGCTCAGAAGGTCCAATCTTCATAGCGGTGCGAACCGAAAGAAACGAGTCTACAGCAGCAAATATGCACTTTCCAGTATTGTCTATTGCTCGAAATGCGGGGAGATTTACCGCAGGGTTGCTTGGAACAATCATGGAAAACGCTCTACGGTATGGCGATGCGTAAACCGAGTGGAGCATGGTCCCGACTGCTGTGATGCACCAACTGTGAAGGAAGAAGAATTACAGAGCGTTGTGGTAAAGGCAATTAATATGGCACTCGGTGGCAAGGAGGATATGCTTGCCGACTTAGAAGAAAATATAGCGATGGTGCTTGCTTTGGAAGATGAGACTTCAATAGAAAGCCTTGATGCCAAGCTGGAAGACCTGCAGCAGGAACTTCTGAAACGAGCCAATGCCAGACAGGATTATGAATACCTTGCTGATGAGATTGACCACTTGCGTGAGAGAAAGCAAAAGGTAATGGCGGATAATGCCGAGCGAGACGGAACAAAACAGCGAATTGCCGAAATGCAGCAGTTCCTTGCCGGGCAGACGGAACAGATTGAGGAATACGATGAAAACTTGGTCAGAAGAATGGTGGAGAAGATAACGGTTTACGAGGAAAAGTTCACTATCGAGTTTAAGTCTGGCATGAGCGTGGATGTAGGGAGATAAGGATAATTTCATGCATAAAAACTGGGGATTCTCATTCAGACCCTTGAGGAGCATGGAGAGTCTATTACGGAATTCGATGCCGGGATGTGGGGCGGCATGGTAGATTTCATCACGGTGGATAAGGATAAAAAAATGACCGTCACATTTAAGGACGGATCGGAGATACATGGACACCTTGCAGAGATGCAGGGTGTATTCTTTTGAATTGAAAAAAGTGATAATATCCATTCGAAAGTCAAGTTGTATATATTGACTTTCGAATGGATATACAGTATAATACCGTATGAAAGTCAACGATGGAGGTGAAGCAATGAATATCAATCAGACGATTTATGATCAGATTAAAAAGAACAATAATATGATAACCACATCTCAAGTGCTTTCATTAGGATATTCAAAACAACTGCTGACGAATTATGTAAAAGAAGGATTGCTTGAACGATGCAGACATGGTGTCTATACGCTTCCAAATGCGGTGCATGATGATATGTACACTTTGATGCTTCGTTCTGAAAAAATTGTTTTTTCGCATGATACAGCATTGTTTTTGAATGGATTATCAGAACGAACACCATTTATGCATACAGTTACGATTCCAAGCAATGCGGCACTGCCCAATTCTCTGAAAGGCGAATGCGCCTGCTTTTATGTGAAACCGGAGCTGCATGATATTGGGATTATAGAAAAAAATACTACATTCGGAAATATTGTCAGGTGCTATAATGTGGAGAGAACGATTTGTGATTTTCTAAGATGCCGTAATCGCTGTGATGAAGAAACGGTTATCAGTGCTATCAAGAATTATGCTTTGTATGATAAGAAGGATTTGAATCTCCTGTCGGTATATGCGAAGCAGTTCAAGGTGGCAAAAGACTTGAAAAAATATCTAGAGGTGCTGCTATGAGTTCCAAAGCAATGAGTCTGAAAGCAAAAATAAAAAACTATGCCAAGAGCAGTAATATCGCTGCACAAGTGGTTCTTCAGAATTATATGTTTGAGCGGTTCTTGGCAAGAATGTCTGAGTCAGAATACAGCGAGAAATTTGTTATAAAGGGCGGTATGTTGATTGCAGCTATTGTAGGCTTGGATACCAGATCGACAATGGATTTGGACACCACATTAAAAAACCTTCCGCTGACGGAAGAAAAAGTTGTGGAAGCAGTAACGAACATATGCAGTATTGACCTTGGAGATGATGTGAATTTTGAAACGGTATCCATCGCACCGATTCGCAAAGATGACAAATATGGTGGATTCTGTGTGAGACTTAATGCGGTATATGATACGATAGTTACCCCACTTTCGATAGATGTGTCTACTGGTGATGTGATTACTCCGTCTGCAGTACAGTATGAATTTGGCGGGATTTTTGATGATAATGTCCGTATCAAACTGTGGGGTTATAATATTGAAACGGTAATGGCGGAAAAAGTAGAAACCGTTTTAAGCCGTGGTATATTTAACACAAGACCGAGAGATTATTATGATATTTACATTCTTTGTACAACGCAAGCATATGATAAGAAACTGTTCCAAGAAGCACTCGCAGCCACGGCATCACATAGAGGAAGTACAGAGAATATTGCAGATACAAAAGCCATACTGACATTAATATCTAGCAGTGAAGAATTGCAGGATATGTGGTCGAAGTACCGGAAAAAGTTTGCTTATGCACAGGATATCACTTATGAACAAATCATTAAAGTGCTGGAGCAGATGATGCAGAGTTGAATAGAAACAGAGGTGGCAACAGATGCTGACAATAACGAAAAAGCAATTAGAGGATTATGAGCAGCTTTGCCGTGACAGGAACAATGGCTGTCTGCTGACATCGGACGGACTGAGGTTCATCTGTGAAGCGTGTTACTATGATGCGGAAAAAATAGGACAGCATTTCTTGGAGGAACTGCCGAGGATATGTCCGAAGAAAGATGATTAATAGAGGATGGTGTATAAATGAAAGTCGGTATTAAAAAAGAAGTAGATTCAAACACGGTTCAATATTATGAGTCATTTTATGATGTGGTGCGTACGCCAGATTTTGATGAAAAGTCAAGATTATTAATACCAAATCATGGAATGAACACAATAGGATGTTCAAAAAACAAAATATGTAGGTTTTGCGGTAAAGGCGAAGATGAAGTGAATTTTAAGAAAATTGCACACGTGTTTCCAGAATCTATTGGTAATAATGCTTTAGCATCAAATTATGAGTGTGATGTTTGCAATCAATTTTTTGGTAATATTATTGAAAACGATTATGCTAATTTCTTTAGTCTCTATCATAGCATAATGCAGGTAGATGGCAAGAGTGGAATACCAAAATGTAGTTTTAAAATACCTTGCTTGATACGTACTAATGAATGTGCCAAGTATTGTGTGGATATTGATTTTAAAGATAGTATACCTTCTATTCGCAAATGTAGGGAAGTAAATGATCAGTATATAAAATGCATGAATAATTCAATGACTATTTCAAAACCAGTAGGAAAGCATTGTCCAATTGCGGTATTTAAAGCCATCGTTAAAATGGCAATTACAGTTATGCCAATTGAAGAAATACCGATTTTCTCTGATACAATAAAGTGGATTCTTAATCCAGAACATTCTAATCTGTATAACAATAAAAAATTACTTGTTAGATATAAAATGATTCCCGGATTCAATGTAACAAAATATCCGCATTATGTGTTGTTTAAACGAAAAAAGACTGTTTGGGATAAGCCATATATGCTCTTTAATTTGACATACGGATGTTTTTCATTATTTGTAGAAATACCAAGAAACAGTGATAACTGTCCGAATTCTGAATTTATAAACATTCCATTTCCAGAAATCCCTTTCTATACATCAACAGAAGGAACCTGGGATTTGTCGAAGAAAGATGGAGACAAGAACTTTAAACATAGTATAACTTTGTCTTTCGACAATATGAATGAATGCACCGAGGATGTCGAAATAAGGCAAGAAAAAGGGAAAAAACGAATAATGTTTAAATCAGAGTCATGATTATTGGAATACTAAAAAATTTTAACATAGGATGGATTTTGCACCCAATCGTTAACAGGGGTGTGCATTTGCACCCATTATCGTTAAATAATGCACCCCCTAAAGCCTTGGTGGGTGCATCGTTAAAAGGTTATTCGTTACATTGTATCATTT is a window encoding:
- a CDS encoding recombinase family protein, producing MNKSITVIPARRRVGNTVNKEVKPKLRVAAYCRVSTDSDEQATSYDTQVEHYSNFIQKNEEWEFAGIFADDGISGTNTKKREEFNRMISECMEGHIDMIITKSISRFARNTLDCLRYIRQLKEKNIPVFFEKENINTMDSKGEVLLTIMASLAQQESESLSKNVKMGMQFRFQKGEVQVNHNRFMGYTKDEDGHLIIEPAEAEIVKRIYREYLQGASLKQIGDGLMEDGILTGARKPKWRPESVKKILRNEKYIGDALLQKTYTVDVLTKKRVKNNGIVPQYYVENSHEPIIPRDLYMQVQEEMLRRSNLHSGANRKKRVYSSKYALSSIVYCSKCGEIYRRVAWNNHGKRSTVWRCVNRVEHGPDCCDAPTVKEEELQSVVVKAINMALGGKEDMLADLEENIAMVLALEDETSIESLDAKLEDLQQELLKRANARQDYEYLADEIDHLRERKQKVMADNAERDGTKQRIAEMQQFLAGQTEQIEEYDENLVRRMVEKITVYEEKFTIEFKSGMSVDVGR
- a CDS encoding type IV toxin-antitoxin system AbiEi family antitoxin domain-containing protein, with the protein product MNINQTIYDQIKKNNNMITTSQVLSLGYSKQLLTNYVKEGLLERCRHGVYTLPNAVHDDMYTLMLRSEKIVFSHDTALFLNGLSERTPFMHTVTIPSNAALPNSLKGECACFYVKPELHDIGIIEKNTTFGNIVRCYNVERTICDFLRCRNRCDEETVISAIKNYALYDKKDLNLLSVYAKQFKVAKDLKKYLEVLL
- a CDS encoding nucleotidyl transferase AbiEii/AbiGii toxin family protein, encoding MSSKAMSLKAKIKNYAKSSNIAAQVVLQNYMFERFLARMSESEYSEKFVIKGGMLIAAIVGLDTRSTMDLDTTLKNLPLTEEKVVEAVTNICSIDLGDDVNFETVSIAPIRKDDKYGGFCVRLNAVYDTIVTPLSIDVSTGDVITPSAVQYEFGGIFDDNVRIKLWGYNIETVMAEKVETVLSRGIFNTRPRDYYDIYILCTTQAYDKKLFQEALAATASHRGSTENIADTKAILTLISSSEELQDMWSKYRKKFAYAQDITYEQIIKVLEQMMQS
- a CDS encoding HNH endonuclease → MKVGIKKEVDSNTVQYYESFYDVVRTPDFDEKSRLLIPNHGMNTIGCSKNKICRFCGKGEDEVNFKKIAHVFPESIGNNALASNYECDVCNQFFGNIIENDYANFFSLYHSIMQVDGKSGIPKCSFKIPCLIRTNECAKYCVDIDFKDSIPSIRKCREVNDQYIKCMNNSMTISKPVGKHCPIAVFKAIVKMAITVMPIEEIPIFSDTIKWILNPEHSNLYNNKKLLVRYKMIPGFNVTKYPHYVLFKRKKTVWDKPYMLFNLTYGCFSLFVEIPRNSDNCPNSEFINIPFPEIPFYTSTEGTWDLSKKDGDKNFKHSITLSFDNMNECTEDVEIRQEKGKKRIMFKSES